A stretch of Flavobacteriales bacterium DNA encodes these proteins:
- a CDS encoding response regulator transcription factor — protein METPAIPIALVDDHTLFRSMMAEMLDGIPQYQVVLEASHGVDYMRAIKNGTEISVAVVDLHMPLMDGYETIAWIRANTPGTRALALTFESSEEAQEKALRAGACGFLRKDISKSVFLDALNQVAVLGHYHDPSEVVQAQALRKEHERRRTVALSSLTDRELAFIRLVCNEHELTNEQVADRMGVHRRTVDGYRETVYRKCDVKTKAGLVVFAFKWGILP, from the coding sequence ATGGAAACGCCCGCCATCCCCATCGCCCTGGTCGATGACCACACGCTGTTCCGCAGCATGATGGCGGAGATGCTCGACGGCATTCCCCAGTACCAAGTGGTGCTGGAGGCCAGCCACGGCGTGGACTACATGCGCGCCATTAAGAATGGCACCGAGATCTCGGTCGCGGTGGTTGACCTGCACATGCCGCTGATGGACGGCTACGAGACCATCGCCTGGATCCGCGCCAACACCCCGGGCACGCGCGCCTTAGCGCTCACCTTCGAGAGCAGCGAGGAGGCCCAGGAAAAGGCCTTGCGCGCCGGCGCCTGCGGTTTCCTGCGCAAGGACATCAGCAAGAGTGTATTCCTCGATGCACTGAATCAGGTGGCCGTGCTGGGCCATTATCACGATCCTTCGGAAGTGGTGCAGGCGCAGGCCTTGCGCAAGGAGCACGAACGGCGCCGCACGGTGGCGCTGAGCAGCCTCACCGACCGCGAACTGGCCTTCATCAGGCTGGTATGCAATGAGCACGAGCTCACCAATGAGCAAGTGGCCGATCGCATGGGGGTGCACCGCCGCACCGTGGATGGCTACCGGGAAACGGTGTACCGCAAGTGCGATGTGAAGACCAAGGCCGGGCTGGTGGTCTTCGCGTTCAAGTGGGGCATCCTGCCCTGA
- a CDS encoding fibronectin type III domain-containing protein: protein MKQNLVILLGLKGLTPAALVEKGRNHIEDCTGNADLTLPANFLTDFAAACDALEAANMAVSQNGGKTDTLLRNKRRDEVEEFVRKLAGYVEAQCTNDEEKIVGTGFTVRPASAPIGLPAAPQNLRAKRGVLAGEVGLRWDRVPGRLMYEVWINAGDPNVEAGWTLLTQTSKNYLVADGLTTDAVYYFRVQAIGTAGAGPASDSAVSKAA, encoded by the coding sequence ATGAAACAGAATCTGGTCATACTACTGGGCCTGAAAGGCCTCACCCCCGCAGCCTTGGTGGAAAAAGGCCGCAACCACATCGAGGATTGCACGGGCAACGCGGACCTGACGCTGCCGGCCAACTTCCTCACCGACTTCGCGGCGGCCTGCGACGCGCTCGAAGCGGCGAACATGGCGGTATCACAGAACGGTGGCAAGACCGACACCCTGCTGCGCAACAAGCGGCGCGATGAGGTGGAGGAATTCGTGCGCAAGCTGGCCGGTTACGTGGAGGCGCAGTGCACCAATGATGAAGAGAAGATCGTGGGAACGGGCTTCACGGTGCGCCCCGCCAGCGCGCCCATTGGTCTGCCTGCGGCGCCGCAGAACCTGCGCGCCAAACGGGGTGTGCTGGCTGGTGAGGTGGGCCTGCGCTGGGACCGTGTTCCGGGCCGATTGATGTACGAAGTGTGGATCAACGCCGGCGACCCCAACGTGGAGGCGGGCTGGACCCTGCTCACGCAGACCAGCAAGAATTACCTGGTGGCCGACGGCCTCACCACCGATGCCGTGTACTACTTCCGCGTGCAGGCCATTGGCACCGCCGGTGCCGGCCCTGCCAGTGACAGCGCGGTGAGCAAAGCCGCGTAA
- a CDS encoding response regulator transcription factor, with protein MSEHVNGTLTVALADDHDLMRAGIADLLERHARYRVVLHARDGRELVRALEGGAEAALAIVDLRMPDMDGIAVLEWLRAHRPGVRTLVYTWDTSEATVMHCYRNGADGVLFKDEVPEKLLTALDTVAAGGIYHSAFSQRVLLENPDGLTAEERRRNRLLAQISTRQLEVLQRICRADDPTYEVIAQELGLSRRTVEKHVGELMALFGVHSKTALALSAVRVGLMELGR; from the coding sequence ATGAGCGAGCATGTGAACGGAACCCTGACCGTGGCTCTGGCCGACGACCATGATTTGATGCGGGCGGGCATCGCCGACCTGCTGGAGCGGCATGCGCGTTACCGGGTGGTGCTGCATGCGCGCGATGGCCGTGAGCTGGTGCGGGCGCTAGAGGGCGGCGCGGAGGCGGCGCTGGCCATCGTGGACCTGCGCATGCCCGATATGGATGGCATCGCCGTGCTGGAATGGCTGCGCGCACATCGCCCGGGGGTGCGCACCCTGGTGTACACCTGGGACACCAGCGAGGCCACCGTGATGCACTGCTACCGCAACGGGGCGGACGGCGTGCTCTTCAAGGACGAGGTGCCCGAGAAGCTGCTGACCGCCCTCGACACCGTGGCCGCCGGCGGCATCTACCACAGCGCTTTCAGCCAGCGCGTGCTGCTCGAGAACCCCGACGGCCTCACCGCGGAGGAGCGGCGGCGCAACAGGCTATTGGCGCAGATCTCCACACGCCAGCTGGAGGTGCTGCAGCGCATCTGCCGCGCCGACGATCCCACCTACGAGGTGATCGCGCAGGAGCTGGGCCTGAGCCGCCGCACCGTGGAGAAGCATGTCGGCGAGCTCATGGCACTCTTCGGCGTGCACAGCAAGACCGCCCTGGCGCTGTCCGCCGTGCGCGTGGGGCTGATGGAGCTGGGCCGTTGA
- a CDS encoding radical SAM protein: MERRSGFLPDRTIHLHPTRLCNLQCLHCYSSSGMQYKEALDPVAIGRALAVLKTEGYEMISLSGGEPLVYRSLRGLIEQAKEMGYRVTMISNGLLVNARMEDTLALLDGIAISFDGLAGTHDRIRARAGAYAHACHALEYLADQGRPVAAAISITRDALPELPELAMHLASLGARALQIRPVALAGRARTMEGFAPYSETDRARLYLVALALGDELAASVRVSCDLVPAMGLWQQRDAYAGLLGSCQDTAYHERLLSDLVNPLVITDEGALKPIAYDFNERFNIAHIDGLSDESIARYKQKRLAPFQSLLGSVLHDCRTRKEMVDWFDRCTRASETYAG, translated from the coding sequence ATGGAGAGGCGGTCGGGCTTCCTGCCCGATCGCACCATCCACTTGCACCCCACGAGGCTCTGCAACCTGCAGTGCCTGCATTGCTATTCCTCCTCCGGCATGCAATACAAGGAAGCCCTTGATCCGGTGGCGATTGGCCGGGCCTTGGCTGTCCTGAAGACCGAGGGCTACGAGATGATCAGCCTGTCCGGTGGTGAGCCGCTGGTTTACCGCTCGCTGCGTGGGCTTATCGAGCAGGCCAAGGAAATGGGCTATCGGGTCACCATGATCAGCAATGGGCTGCTGGTCAATGCCCGGATGGAAGACACACTCGCGCTCTTGGATGGCATAGCCATCAGCTTCGATGGGCTCGCTGGCACTCACGACCGCATTCGGGCCCGGGCAGGCGCCTATGCGCATGCCTGTCATGCACTGGAATATCTGGCCGATCAAGGCCGACCTGTGGCCGCAGCCATTTCCATCACGCGCGATGCGCTACCGGAACTGCCTGAATTGGCGATGCATCTGGCGAGCCTTGGTGCCCGCGCGTTACAGATCAGGCCCGTGGCCCTCGCGGGCCGTGCGCGCACGATGGAGGGATTCGCACCGTATTCCGAAACGGACCGGGCCAGGCTCTATCTCGTAGCCTTGGCATTGGGCGATGAGCTCGCTGCGAGCGTGAGGGTTTCCTGCGACCTGGTGCCCGCTATGGGCTTGTGGCAGCAGCGCGATGCCTATGCGGGCCTGCTGGGGAGCTGCCAGGATACAGCATACCATGAACGCCTGCTCTCCGATCTGGTGAATCCTCTGGTGATCACCGATGAGGGCGCCTTGAAGCCGATCGCATACGATTTCAATGAGCGCTTCAACATCGCGCACATCGACGGACTGTCGGATGAATCAATCGCACGGTACAAGCAGAAACGGCTTGCTCCATTCCAATCCCTGCTCGGCAGCGTCCTGCACGACTGCCGAACGCGGAAGGAAATGGTCGATTGGTTCGACCGATGCACCCGGGCGAGTGAGACGTACGCCGGATGA
- a CDS encoding DEAD/DEAH box helicase family protein has translation MSPTPEQLARERIDAMLAASGWTVQDKKALKPSASLGVAVREYDTDVGPADYILFVDRVPVGVVEAKKPEEAERFTAHEAQPEEYASAKLRWTVGKSTLPFIYLSTGEITKHWDQRDPKPRAREVFSFHKPETLQELLKTEPLRSRLKQFGALDPDKLRDCQVNAITNLEKSFSLNKPRALVQMATGSGKTFTAITSIYRLLKPPVRMRRILFLVDTKNLGEQAEQEFQSYTPNDDRRKFTELYTVQRLSSSFIDAGAQVCISTIQRMYSILQGEPLDASAEEQTGADVERVLGKKPQPPLQYNANYPPEFFDLIIIDECHRSIYNLWRQVLEYFDAYLVGLTATPDSRTYAFFNENVVSEYTHEQAVADGVNVGYDEYLIETRITQKGAEIKAQQQVDKRDRLTRKRRWEQADEDITYTGTQLDRDVVNPSQIRTIIKAFKKAVETEIFPHRTEVPKTLIFAKTDSHADDIIQIVREEYGEGNDFCKKITYSTEEDPKGLLARFRNDYNPRIAVTVDMIATGTDVKPLECLLFMRDVKSRNYFEQMKGRGTRTLDADSLKKVSPSATTNKTHFVLVDAVGVTKCCKTDSRPLERRMFWACPLAKPRGPAFRSKSAPGLPGLRAFRFNPSREMRDRVPPLILHTPSAVADR, from the coding sequence ATGTCCCCCACCCCGGAACAACTCGCCCGCGAGCGCATCGATGCCATGCTCGCCGCTTCCGGCTGGACCGTTCAGGACAAGAAAGCCCTGAAACCCTCGGCTTCTTTGGGTGTCGCCGTCCGCGAGTACGACACCGATGTTGGCCCAGCGGATTACATCCTCTTCGTGGATCGCGTGCCGGTCGGCGTCGTGGAAGCCAAGAAGCCCGAAGAAGCTGAGCGCTTCACCGCCCATGAAGCCCAGCCCGAAGAGTACGCGAGCGCGAAACTGCGTTGGACCGTCGGCAAGAGCACCCTTCCTTTCATCTACCTCAGCACGGGCGAGATCACCAAGCATTGGGACCAACGCGATCCCAAGCCCCGCGCTCGTGAGGTCTTCAGTTTCCACAAGCCGGAGACGCTGCAAGAGTTGCTCAAGACCGAACCGTTGCGTTCGCGCCTGAAGCAGTTCGGTGCATTGGACCCCGACAAGCTCCGCGATTGCCAGGTCAATGCCATCACCAACCTCGAGAAGAGCTTTTCCCTGAACAAACCCCGCGCGCTGGTACAGATGGCCACGGGCAGCGGCAAGACCTTCACCGCCATCACCAGCATCTACCGCCTGCTGAAGCCGCCCGTGCGCATGCGGCGCATCCTCTTCCTGGTGGACACCAAGAACCTGGGCGAGCAGGCCGAGCAGGAATTCCAGAGCTACACGCCCAACGACGACCGCCGCAAGTTCACCGAGCTGTACACCGTGCAACGGCTCAGCAGCAGCTTCATCGATGCCGGCGCGCAGGTGTGCATCAGCACCATCCAGCGCATGTACTCCATCCTGCAGGGCGAGCCGCTGGATGCGAGCGCGGAGGAGCAGACCGGCGCTGATGTGGAGCGCGTGCTCGGCAAGAAGCCGCAGCCACCGCTCCAGTACAATGCGAACTACCCGCCGGAGTTCTTCGACCTCATCATCATCGACGAGTGCCACCGCAGCATCTACAACCTGTGGCGGCAGGTGCTGGAGTACTTCGATGCCTACCTCGTGGGCCTTACCGCCACGCCGGACAGCCGCACCTACGCCTTCTTCAACGAGAACGTGGTGAGCGAGTACACGCACGAGCAGGCCGTGGCCGATGGCGTGAACGTGGGCTACGACGAGTACCTGATCGAAACGCGCATCACGCAGAAAGGCGCCGAGATCAAGGCGCAACAACAGGTGGACAAGCGCGACCGCCTTACGCGGAAGCGCCGCTGGGAGCAGGCCGATGAGGACATCACCTACACCGGCACGCAGCTGGATCGCGACGTGGTGAACCCCAGCCAGATCCGCACGATCATCAAGGCCTTCAAGAAGGCGGTGGAAACGGAGATCTTCCCGCACCGCACGGAGGTGCCCAAGACGCTCATCTTCGCCAAGACCGACAGTCACGCGGACGACATCATCCAGATCGTGCGCGAGGAGTATGGCGAAGGCAACGACTTCTGCAAGAAGATCACCTACAGTACCGAGGAGGATCCCAAGGGCCTGCTGGCGCGCTTCCGCAACGATTACAACCCGCGCATCGCCGTTACCGTGGACATGATCGCCACCGGCACCGACGTGAAGCCGCTGGAGTGCCTGCTCTTCATGCGCGACGTGAAGAGCCGCAACTACTTCGAGCAGATGAAGGGCCGCGGCACCCGCACCCTCGATGCCGACAGCCTGAAGAAGGTGAGCCCCAGCGCCACCACCAACAAAACGCACTTCGTGCTGGTGGACGCCGTGGGCGTTACCAAGTGCTGCAAGACCGACAGCCGTCCGTTGGAACGCAGGATGTTTTGGGCGTGCCCCCTCGCAAAGCCTCGGGGTCCGGCTTTCCGCTCCAAGTCCGCGCCCGGATTACCGGGCTTGCGGGCTTTCCGCTTCAATCCGTCACGCGAAATGCGGGATCGCGTTCCACCTTTGATCCTACACACACCGAGCGCAGTAGCGGACCGGTAA
- a CDS encoding SAM-dependent DNA methyltransferase — translation MAEEKTTTARKAAKSIAKANEPLGFETELWRSADLMRGKMDASEYKHVVLGLLFLKYISDAFAEARAEIKKNIDDPEHDDHLPPGLKDREAQVQAILEDRDQYTMNRVFWVPKEARWEHIRAQATLNTLGKTIDDAMLAVERENAALKNVLPKDYAHPDMAVVQLAPLINLISGMMLGDKESRGKDVLGRVYEYFLSQFASAEGKNSGEFYTPRSVVNTLVRMLAPYKGRVYDPCSGSGGMFVLSEKFVEEHGGRVGDISIFGQESNPTTWRLCKMNLAIRGIECDLGPEPADTFHRDLHPDQKFDYILANPPFNIKTWGGEHLRNDVRWSIAPPPEGNANYAWVQHILHHLKPHGVAGFVLSNGSMSGKTGGEDEIRKQLIERDLVDCMVSLPGQLFYSTAIPVCLWFLARDKKNGRGREGRALKDRSRRILFINASKLKGEMVGRTHRVLTEEEINRVANTYHNWRGDGDEPYEDVSGFSKSATLEDVRLHKYILTPGRYVGAAAGEEDGEPFDKKYDRLNATLISQLDDGSKLDDIIRTNLANLTFDNE, via the coding sequence ATGGCTGAAGAGAAGACCACCACTGCCCGCAAGGCTGCCAAAAGCATCGCCAAGGCGAACGAACCACTTGGCTTTGAAACTGAGCTCTGGCGCAGTGCCGACCTGATGCGCGGTAAGATGGACGCCAGCGAGTACAAGCATGTGGTGCTCGGCTTGCTGTTCCTGAAGTACATCAGCGATGCCTTTGCGGAGGCACGCGCGGAGATCAAGAAGAACATCGACGACCCTGAGCATGACGACCACTTGCCACCGGGCCTGAAGGACCGCGAAGCACAAGTGCAAGCCATACTGGAAGACCGTGACCAGTACACCATGAACCGGGTGTTCTGGGTGCCCAAGGAGGCACGTTGGGAACACATCCGGGCTCAGGCCACGCTGAATACGCTGGGCAAGACCATTGATGATGCAATGCTCGCCGTGGAGCGCGAGAACGCCGCGCTGAAGAACGTGCTGCCTAAGGACTACGCCCATCCGGATATGGCCGTGGTGCAGTTGGCCCCCTTGATCAACTTGATCAGTGGCATGATGCTCGGCGACAAGGAGAGCCGGGGCAAGGATGTGCTGGGCCGTGTGTATGAATACTTCCTAAGCCAATTTGCCAGCGCAGAAGGCAAAAACAGCGGCGAATTCTACACGCCTCGCAGCGTGGTGAACACCTTGGTGCGAATGCTTGCACCCTACAAGGGCCGCGTGTACGACCCGTGCAGTGGCAGTGGCGGTATGTTCGTGCTCAGCGAAAAGTTCGTGGAGGAACACGGTGGCCGCGTGGGTGACATCAGCATCTTCGGTCAGGAGAGCAACCCCACCACTTGGCGCTTGTGCAAGATGAACCTTGCCATCCGGGGCATAGAGTGCGACCTTGGGCCTGAACCCGCGGACACCTTCCATCGCGACTTGCACCCCGACCAAAAGTTCGACTACATCCTGGCGAACCCGCCATTCAACATCAAGACCTGGGGCGGCGAGCACCTGCGAAACGATGTACGGTGGAGCATTGCACCACCACCAGAAGGCAACGCCAACTACGCTTGGGTGCAGCACATCCTGCACCACCTGAAACCGCATGGCGTGGCGGGCTTCGTGCTATCCAACGGTAGCATGAGCGGCAAGACCGGTGGCGAAGACGAGATCCGCAAACAACTGATCGAGCGCGACTTGGTGGATTGCATGGTCTCCCTGCCCGGCCAGCTCTTTTACAGCACCGCCATACCGGTGTGCCTCTGGTTCCTAGCCCGCGACAAGAAGAACGGCCGTGGCCGCGAAGGCCGTGCACTGAAGGACCGCAGCCGCCGTATCCTCTTCATCAATGCCAGCAAGCTGAAAGGTGAAATGGTGGGCCGTACGCACCGGGTACTTACCGAAGAGGAGATCAACCGCGTTGCCAACACCTACCACAACTGGCGGGGAGATGGGGATGAGCCATACGAGGATGTATCGGGATTCAGCAAGTCTGCCACATTGGAAGACGTACGACTGCACAAGTACATACTTACGCCCGGTCGGTATGTGGGTGCGGCGGCTGGTGAAGAGGACGGCGAACCATTCGACAAGAAATACGACCGCCTCAACGCCACGTTGATAAGTCAATTGGACGACGGTTCCAAGTTGGATGACATTATCCGTACAAATCTCGCCAACCTGACCTTTGACAATGAGTGA
- a CDS encoding restriction endonuclease subunit S: MSERQVLPLSELASLHKEQENPAQHGAGLVFHFSLPAFDEGRSPKLESGSSIKSNKFTVPKDAILVSKLNPRIPRVWLPEIDASLPSYASTEFLVLRPKKGIDRRFLSYLCQSPTFSEELEQRVTGTSGSHQRVNPQDALALELEVPDHDDQLAIASVLGALDDKIELNRQTNRTLEELARALFRKWFVDEADGWEEVALEEHVQVTKGLSYKGSGLSESEGLPLHNLNAIYEGGGYKYDGVKWYTGDYKERHVLKPGDVIVANTEQGHEHLLIGCPAIVPKYFGEMGLFTHHIFRAVPKAGSPLTNHFIYLALCAPQLREQVIGYTNGTTVNGLAQDGLEKPTFPLPPAERIQQFEKIVAPLFAKKEQLHDETVTLATLRDTLLPKLMSGEVRLQG; the protein is encoded by the coding sequence ATGAGTGAGCGGCAGGTCCTTCCTCTCTCTGAACTTGCATCTTTACACAAGGAACAAGAGAACCCTGCGCAGCACGGCGCAGGGCTAGTGTTTCACTTCAGCCTGCCCGCTTTCGATGAAGGGCGCTCACCAAAACTTGAATCCGGTTCGTCGATCAAGAGCAACAAGTTCACAGTACCTAAAGATGCTATTCTGGTATCCAAGCTTAACCCTCGGATCCCGCGCGTTTGGCTACCAGAGATCGACGCCTCGTTGCCGAGCTATGCTTCAACTGAGTTCCTTGTACTGCGGCCCAAAAAGGGCATTGACCGAAGATTCCTTTCCTACCTGTGCCAAAGCCCAACCTTCTCTGAAGAACTGGAGCAGCGAGTCACAGGCACTTCAGGAAGCCATCAACGGGTGAATCCTCAGGATGCACTCGCGCTGGAATTGGAAGTGCCAGACCACGACGACCAATTGGCAATCGCCTCCGTCCTCGGTGCCCTTGACGATAAAATCGAGCTGAACCGGCAGACGAACCGCACCTTGGAGGAGCTGGCGCGGGCGTTGTTCAGGAAGTGGTTCGTCGATGAAGCCGACGGTTGGGAAGAAGTCGCACTTGAAGAGCACGTACAGGTGACCAAGGGCCTCAGTTACAAAGGCAGTGGGCTTTCAGAAAGCGAAGGCTTGCCACTGCATAACCTCAACGCTATTTACGAGGGTGGCGGCTACAAGTACGATGGCGTCAAGTGGTACACTGGCGACTATAAAGAGCGACACGTTCTCAAGCCAGGCGATGTCATCGTGGCGAACACCGAGCAAGGGCACGAGCATCTGCTCATCGGCTGTCCGGCTATTGTACCCAAGTACTTCGGCGAGATGGGGCTGTTCACGCACCACATCTTCCGTGCGGTACCCAAGGCGGGTTCACCGCTTACGAACCACTTCATCTATTTGGCCCTTTGTGCACCGCAGTTGCGCGAACAGGTGATCGGCTACACCAACGGCACCACCGTGAATGGCTTGGCGCAGGACGGTTTGGAGAAGCCCACCTTCCCGCTGCCACCAGCAGAACGCATTCAACAATTCGAGAAGATCGTGGCACCGCTGTTTGCTAAGAAGGAACAACTTCATGATGAAACGGTCACCCTCGCCACATTGCGGGATACACTGCTGCCCAAGCTCATGAGTGGCGAAGTGCGCTTACAAGGTTGA
- a CDS encoding abortive infection family protein produces the protein MAEAFLMSGAREVLSRLKGAGHMQQQIELIETSVVAYPNNVFDIAKALVETCCKTILTDRSVVYDGSSDLPALFRHLLENIRLVPEDHSGDTELQGKVRKLVGATQTMVSALCEVRNHAGMSSHGQDAFALSLLPAQAMFAARTADALVTYLFTMHLDHTGPRDDSRRRHSDKPVFNEYVDELHEKVKIFGYTYAASEVLFAVDMSAYDAELEAYDADAETRTEKEGDE, from the coding sequence ATGGCCGAAGCCTTCCTCATGTCCGGAGCTCGCGAGGTGCTTTCGCGCCTAAAAGGGGCTGGGCACATGCAACAGCAAATCGAGCTCATCGAGACAAGCGTTGTCGCCTACCCGAACAACGTTTTCGATATCGCTAAGGCGTTGGTAGAGACGTGCTGCAAGACAATTCTAACAGACCGTAGTGTTGTGTATGACGGCAGCAGCGACTTGCCGGCACTCTTCAGACATTTATTAGAGAATATCAGGCTGGTACCTGAGGACCATTCAGGTGACACAGAACTACAGGGCAAGGTTCGGAAGCTGGTAGGCGCCACGCAGACTATGGTTTCTGCCTTGTGCGAAGTGCGAAATCATGCTGGGATGTCTTCTCATGGTCAAGATGCGTTCGCGTTGTCTTTGTTGCCAGCACAAGCGATGTTCGCGGCACGAACGGCAGACGCCTTGGTCACATACTTGTTCACGATGCACCTTGACCATACCGGGCCAAGGGATGACAGCCGACGTAGGCATAGTGACAAGCCGGTGTTCAATGAGTACGTGGATGAACTACATGAGAAAGTGAAGATCTTCGGCTACACGTATGCGGCAAGCGAAGTGCTCTTCGCGGTGGACATGAGCGCCTACGATGCGGAACTGGAGGCCTACGATGCGGACGCGGAAACCCGCACAGAAAAGGAAGGTGATGAATGA